From Scleropages formosus chromosome 1, fSclFor1.1, whole genome shotgun sequence, a single genomic window includes:
- the c1h16orf87 gene encoding UPF0547 protein C16orf87 homolog → MSGNKAKKVKMATKSCPECDQQIPVACKSCPCGYVFISRKLLNAKLPERPSPAIDKFDAKRRRTERIRREKINSKSTNDMENRRRSRSNSQSEQIRRGRGRPKTVTLKKQEEEKEKQEKEVDIYANLSDEKAFVFSVALAEINRKILGQRLIL, encoded by the exons ATGTCTGGAAATAAAGCCAAGAAAGTGAAGATGGCCACCAAATCGTGCCCGGAATGCGATCAACAg ATTCCAGTTGCTTGCAAGTCCTGTCCCTGTGGCTACGTGTTCATTAGCAGAAAACTTCTAAATGCAAAACTGCCCGAGAGACCGTCTCCAGCAATAG ATAAGTTTGATGCTAAGAGGAGAAGAACGGAAAGGATCCGTCGGGAAAAGATAAACTCCAAGTCCACCAATGACATGGAGAACCGGAGGCGATCCCGCTCTAACAGCCAATCGGAACAGATCCGCAGGGGGCGGGGTCGCCCGAAAACGGTCACTCTAaaaaagcaggaggaggaaaaag agaagcaggagaaggaggtggaCATCTACGCAAACCTCTCGGACGAAAAGGCCTTTGTGTTCTCCGTGGCCCTGGCTGAGATCAACAGGAAGATCCTGGGCCAGAGACTCATTCTATAA